From Sphingomonas bisphenolicum, one genomic window encodes:
- a CDS encoding cystathionine gamma-synthase family protein, producing the protein MTGETEADLTGVEAPRNRRRPKAPIMEIDGRKLKPATLMMGHGYDPTLSEGSLKPPIFLTSTFAFESAAAGKRHFEGVTGIRPGGSEGLVYSRFNGPNQEICEDRLSVWEEAEDALLFSSGMSAIATTLLALVQPGDVIVHSAPLYAATESLIGRILGKFGVQWLDFPAGATEEEIGAVIEKARGLGRVALLYLESPANPTNVLVDVEAVVARRDSLFAGEAHVPPIAIDNTFLGPLWHKPLAHGADLVIYSLTKYAGGHSDLVAGGVLGSNALITTIRLMRNTIGTILDPHSAWMLLRSLETLELRMSRAGENAEKVCAWLKDQPQVEKVVYLGFPETERQADIYRRHCTGAGSTFSLYLKGGEAEAFAFLDALKIAKLAVSLGGTETLASHPAAMTHLSVPAERKKALAIGDNMVRISIGCEDADDLIADFAQALRQVG; encoded by the coding sequence ATGACCGGCGAAACCGAAGCCGACCTGACCGGCGTGGAAGCCCCGCGCAACCGCCGCCGCCCCAAGGCCCCGATCATGGAGATCGACGGCCGTAAGCTGAAGCCTGCCACGCTGATGATGGGCCATGGCTATGATCCGACCCTGTCGGAGGGGTCGCTCAAGCCGCCCATCTTCCTGACCTCCACCTTCGCCTTCGAAAGCGCCGCGGCCGGCAAGCGCCATTTCGAGGGCGTGACCGGCATTCGTCCCGGCGGATCGGAAGGGCTGGTCTATTCCCGCTTCAACGGCCCCAATCAGGAGATTTGCGAGGATCGCCTGTCGGTGTGGGAAGAGGCGGAAGATGCGCTGCTCTTTTCCAGCGGCATGTCGGCCATCGCCACCACATTGCTGGCGCTGGTGCAGCCCGGCGACGTGATCGTCCATTCGGCGCCGCTCTATGCCGCGACCGAATCGCTGATCGGCCGCATATTGGGCAAATTCGGGGTGCAATGGCTCGATTTTCCGGCCGGCGCGACCGAAGAAGAAATCGGCGCGGTGATCGAGAAGGCCAGGGGTCTGGGCCGCGTCGCCCTGCTCTATCTGGAAAGCCCGGCCAACCCGACCAATGTGCTTGTCGACGTGGAAGCGGTGGTCGCGCGGCGCGACTCGCTGTTCGCCGGGGAAGCGCATGTCCCGCCGATCGCGATCGACAATACGTTCCTGGGGCCGCTGTGGCACAAGCCGCTCGCCCATGGCGCTGACCTCGTCATCTACAGCCTGACCAAATATGCCGGCGGGCATAGCGACCTCGTCGCGGGCGGGGTGCTGGGCTCCAACGCGCTGATCACCACCATCCGGTTGATGCGCAACACGATCGGCACGATCCTCGATCCCCATAGCGCCTGGATGCTGCTGCGATCGCTGGAGACGCTGGAATTGCGCATGAGCCGGGCGGGCGAGAATGCGGAGAAAGTCTGCGCCTGGCTCAAGGACCAGCCGCAGGTGGAGAAGGTGGTCTATCTGGGCTTTCCCGAAACCGAGCGGCAGGCGGACATCTATCGCCGCCATTGCACCGGCGCGGGATCGACCTTCTCGCTCTACCTCAAGGGTGGCGAGGCGGAGGCCTTCGCCTTTCTCGACGCGCTCAAGATCGCCAAGCTGGCGGTCAGCCTGGGCGGGACCGAGACGCTCGCCAGTCATCCCGCCGCCATGACCCATCTGTCCGTGCCGGCCGAGCGCAAGAAGGCGCTGGCGATCGGCGACAATATGGTCCGCATCTCGATCGGCTGCGAGGATGCCGACGACCTGATCGCCGATTTCGCCCAGGCGTTGCGGCAGGTCGGCTGA
- a CDS encoding ligase-associated DNA damage response DEXH box helicase — MPLALPAIIGRWLASRGWRPRRHQMDMLGAAQRGDHALLVAPTGAGKTLAGFLPSLADLIAHPTDRLHTLYVSPLKALAVDVRRNLLTPIEEMGLPISVETRTGDTPSDRKARQRVRPPQILLTTPESLSLLLSYPDAALLFSDLRTVIVDEVHAFATQKRGDLLSLSMARLQAINPALRRVALSATVADVDAYRAWLAPDGDIDRVTPVMGEAGAEPNVAILIPEGRVPWSGHSGKYAAKQVMAEIEARQTTLVFCNTRGLAELIFQELWSVNDANLPIAIHHGSLSIEARRKVESAMAAGKLRALVATASLDLGVDWGNVDCVIQMGAPKGSSRLLQRIGRANHRLDQASEAILIPGNRFEYLEARAALDAVEAGERDADDFRAGSLDVLVQHVMGLACAGPFRAEDLLDELRSATPYSGLTAEAFDHVLHFIEGGGYALRAYDRFKRLTQDDDGQGNVLWRVSHPRFIQQHRLNAGIIVDQPALAVRFANGRKLGTVEEGFAAQLRPGDSFFFSGMALEVVRMDTSDLTVRATSKQARIPSWGGTRMAMSTRLADRVRHFLAAPQEWHRFPPDVREWLEMQKLRSALPQPGQLLIETFPHEGRHYLVCYSFEGWNAHQSLGMLLTRRMESQGLMPLGFVSNDYALAVYGLKPVTDPQSLFSADILDHEFVDWVEQSSLLKRAFRDVAVISGLIERQHPGKRKTGRQVTFSTDLIYDVLRKYQPDHLLLKAAWADARARMTDVGRLGDLIDRAATTMLHVTLERVSPLAVPVLILIGREHVAQSAAEDALLIEAEALVAEAMRAD, encoded by the coding sequence ATGCCGCTCGCCCTCCCCGCCATCATTGGACGCTGGCTCGCGTCGCGCGGCTGGCGACCCCGGCGGCACCAGATGGACATGCTGGGGGCGGCGCAGCGGGGCGATCATGCTTTGCTGGTCGCGCCGACCGGCGCGGGCAAGACGCTGGCCGGATTCCTGCCCAGCCTCGCCGATCTGATCGCCCATCCGACCGACCGGTTGCATACCCTTTATGTCTCGCCCCTGAAGGCGCTCGCGGTCGATGTGCGGCGCAACCTCCTGACCCCGATCGAGGAGATGGGGCTTCCCATCAGCGTGGAGACGCGCACCGGCGACACGCCGTCCGATCGCAAGGCGCGGCAGCGCGTCCGTCCGCCGCAGATATTGCTGACCACGCCCGAATCGCTGTCGCTGCTGCTCAGCTATCCCGACGCGGCCTTGCTCTTTTCCGACCTGCGGACCGTGATCGTCGATGAAGTCCATGCCTTCGCCACGCAGAAGCGAGGCGACCTGCTCAGCCTGTCGATGGCGCGGTTGCAGGCGATCAACCCGGCGCTGCGCCGCGTCGCCCTGTCCGCCACGGTCGCCGATGTCGACGCCTATCGCGCCTGGCTCGCACCCGATGGCGATATCGACAGGGTGACGCCGGTGATGGGCGAAGCGGGCGCGGAGCCGAACGTCGCCATCCTGATCCCCGAAGGCCGCGTCCCCTGGTCGGGCCATTCGGGCAAATATGCCGCGAAACAGGTGATGGCGGAGATAGAGGCGCGGCAGACGACGCTGGTCTTCTGCAATACGCGCGGCCTCGCCGAACTCATCTTCCAGGAACTCTGGTCCGTCAATGACGCCAACCTGCCGATCGCCATCCACCATGGCAGCCTGTCGATCGAGGCGCGGCGCAAGGTCGAATCCGCGATGGCGGCAGGCAAGCTGCGCGCCTTGGTGGCGACGGCCTCGCTCGATCTTGGCGTCGACTGGGGCAATGTCGATTGCGTGATCCAGATGGGCGCGCCCAAGGGATCGTCACGCCTGCTCCAGCGGATCGGTCGCGCCAATCACCGGCTGGATCAGGCGAGCGAGGCGATCCTGATTCCGGGGAACCGCTTCGAATATCTGGAGGCGCGCGCCGCCCTCGATGCCGTCGAGGCGGGCGAGCGCGACGCCGACGATTTCCGCGCCGGCAGCCTGGATGTGCTGGTCCAGCATGTGATGGGCCTGGCCTGCGCCGGGCCGTTCCGGGCGGAGGATCTGCTGGACGAGCTGCGATCCGCCACGCCCTATAGCGGGCTGACCGCCGAAGCCTTCGACCATGTCCTGCATTTCATCGAGGGTGGCGGCTATGCGCTGCGCGCCTATGACCGGTTCAAGCGGCTGACGCAGGACGATGATGGCCAGGGCAATGTGCTTTGGCGCGTGTCCCACCCGCGCTTCATCCAGCAGCATCGGCTCAATGCCGGCATCATCGTCGACCAGCCGGCGCTCGCTGTTCGCTTCGCCAACGGGCGCAAGCTGGGCACGGTCGAGGAAGGCTTCGCGGCGCAGCTACGCCCCGGCGACAGTTTCTTCTTCTCCGGCATGGCGCTGGAGGTGGTGCGGATGGACACGTCCGACCTCACGGTCCGGGCGACATCGAAACAGGCGCGCATTCCCAGTTGGGGCGGCACCCGCATGGCGATGTCCACCCGCCTCGCCGACCGGGTGCGGCATTTCCTGGCGGCGCCGCAGGAATGGCATCGCTTCCCGCCCGATGTGCGCGAATGGCTGGAGATGCAGAAATTACGCTCCGCCCTGCCCCAGCCCGGCCAGCTTTTGATCGAAACCTTCCCGCATGAAGGGCGCCATTATCTCGTCTGTTACAGTTTCGAAGGCTGGAACGCGCATCAGTCGCTCGGCATGTTGCTGACCCGGCGGATGGAGAGCCAGGGGCTGATGCCCTTGGGTTTCGTCTCCAACGACTATGCGCTGGCGGTCTATGGACTGAAGCCCGTGACCGATCCGCAAAGCCTGTTTTCCGCCGATATCCTCGACCATGAATTTGTCGACTGGGTCGAGCAATCGAGCCTCCTGAAGCGCGCCTTTCGCGATGTGGCGGTGATTTCGGGCCTGATCGAGCGTCAGCATCCGGGCAAGCGCAAGACCGGGCGGCAGGTGACCTTCTCGACCGACCTCATCTATGACGTGCTGCGCAAATATCAGCCCGACCATCTGCTCCTGAAGGCCGCCTGGGCCGATGCGCGCGCGCGCATGACCGATGTCGGGCGGCTGGGCGACCTGATCGACCGGGCGGCGACGACGATGCTCCATGTCACGCTGGAACGGGTCAGTCCGCTCGCCGTGCCGGTGCTGATCCTGATCGGCCGCGAACATGTGGCGCAATCAGCGGCCGAGGATGCGCTGCTGATAGAGGCCGAAGCGCTGGTGGCCGAAGCGATGCGCGCGGATTAA
- a CDS encoding 2-hydroxyacid dehydrogenase produces the protein MTRPLLLLGQPHLAPLLPLLEADHDVIALWDAPAPDRLSAVDALVWAGEFPLGRDLIDAMPRLRLIACFTVGYDGVDLGLARQRGIAVAHAGNVNAEDVADHAIGLLLAHRRRIVDGDRQVRGGGWTAATKMITRSIGGARLGIVGMGAIGQAAAERAAAMKMRIGWWGPRPKPDLPWPRADTLETLARDSDILLVAARADADNRGMIDARIMDALGPDGLLVNVGRGQLVDEAALVVALRKGRLGGAALDVFDPEPTDPSRWVDMPHLVLTPHSGGATHEAVGRMAQALMANLAAHFAGEPLPSLVTGHG, from the coding sequence ATGACCCGCCCCTTGCTGTTGCTGGGCCAGCCGCATCTGGCGCCGCTGCTGCCGCTGCTGGAGGCGGATCATGACGTCATCGCCTTGTGGGATGCGCCCGCGCCGGATCGGCTGTCCGCAGTGGATGCGCTGGTCTGGGCGGGCGAATTTCCACTCGGCCGCGACCTGATCGACGCGATGCCGCGGCTGCGCCTCATCGCCTGCTTCACCGTGGGCTATGATGGTGTCGATCTGGGGCTGGCGCGGCAGCGGGGCATCGCCGTCGCCCATGCCGGCAATGTCAATGCGGAGGATGTCGCCGACCATGCGATCGGCCTGCTGCTGGCGCATCGCCGCCGGATCGTGGACGGCGACCGCCAGGTGCGTGGCGGCGGCTGGACCGCCGCGACCAAGATGATCACCCGGTCGATCGGCGGCGCACGGCTGGGGATCGTGGGCATGGGCGCGATCGGCCAGGCGGCGGCCGAACGGGCTGCGGCGATGAAGATGCGCATCGGCTGGTGGGGGCCACGGCCCAAGCCCGACCTGCCCTGGCCCCGCGCCGACACGCTGGAGACTCTGGCCCGAGACAGCGACATCCTGCTGGTCGCCGCACGCGCCGATGCGGATAATCGCGGCATGATCGATGCCCGGATCATGGACGCGCTGGGCCCGGACGGATTGCTGGTCAATGTCGGACGCGGACAATTGGTGGATGAGGCGGCGCTGGTCGTCGCGTTGCGGAAGGGGCGGCTGGGCGGCGCAGCGCTCGACGTGTTCGACCCCGAGCCGACCGATCCGTCACGCTGGGTCGATATGCCCCATCTGGTGCTGACCCCGCATAGCGGCGGCGCGACGCATGAGGCAGTGGGCCGGATGGCGCAGGCGCTGATGGCCAATCTGGCCGCCCATTTCGCCGGCGAACCGCTGCCATCGCTCGTGACCGGGCACGGGTGA
- a CDS encoding DUF3576 domain-containing protein, with translation MVRRLPASATAGLLLAALLPLAACGGGAKDRPKADLAASKVTTIGVNAYLWRASLDTLSFMPMVQTDSNGGVIVTDWYANPNSPNERMKLTVSILDQDLRADALRVAASRQVNQGGQWVDAPVAAATVQKLEEVILTKARDLRRMAIG, from the coding sequence ATGGTCCGCCGCCTTCCCGCTTCTGCAACCGCCGGCCTGCTGCTGGCCGCGCTCCTTCCGCTGGCCGCTTGCGGTGGCGGCGCCAAGGACCGGCCCAAGGCCGACCTCGCCGCATCGAAGGTCACGACGATCGGCGTCAACGCCTATCTATGGCGCGCCTCGCTCGACACCCTGTCCTTCATGCCGATGGTGCAGACCGATTCGAACGGCGGCGTGATCGTCACCGACTGGTACGCCAATCCCAACAGCCCCAATGAACGGATGAAGCTGACCGTGTCGATCCTGGACCAGGATCTGCGCGCCGACGCGCTGCGCGTCGCGGCCAGCCGCCAGGTCAACCAGGGCGGCCAGTGGGTCGACGCCCCGGTCGCCGCGGCCACCGTGCAGAAGCTGGAGGAAGTGATCCTGACCAAGGCGCGCGACCTGCGCCGCATGGCGATCGGCTGA